Proteins encoded in a region of the Anopheles aquasalis chromosome 2, idAnoAquaMG_Q_19, whole genome shotgun sequence genome:
- the LOC126577269 gene encoding cancer-associated gene 1 protein homolog has product MYRAVWCIFVSLIAVAKQVSSDHKVVHPNILSSKGVSGYALELLLTKHDFISRQLQELREDVQEQRKSISENQEQLRQTLELLGKMQQEMLKQRKEAMNDRQQVSMWQAEVQTSIKANQIESARVLKEVLQNIATNRALQEGSIELLNNLQEEIKQQKEDETKWHTASQQAITEIRSNQEQSYGLVILVQEEMQRQLKDIAKDAEKHSKWQAELHTSIRTIQNVTSIQQQLIAGIRNNQDPSFDLLNQTQKEVQTQPKEIPKHQENHLKEQAELQAPIRTKKMKQQTFLRHCEQDELVGLLFNITSTDYLASIT; this is encoded by the coding sequence ATGTACCGTGCAGTTTGGTGCATATTCGTGTCATTGATTGCAGTGGCAAAGCAAGTGAGCAGTGATCACAAAGTGGTGCATCCGAATATACTGTCTTCAAAAGGCGTATCGGGTTACGCTTTGGAATTGCTTTTGACCAAACATGACTTCATAAGCCGTCAGCTGCAGGAGCTACGTGAAGATGTGCAAGAGCAACGAAAGTCCATCTCGGAAAATCAAGAGCAGTTGAGGCAAACACTTGAGCTGCTAGGCAAAATGCAGCAAGAGATGCTAAAACAACGGAAGGAGGCAATGAATGATCGACAGCAGGTTTCAATGTGGCAAGCAGAGGTTCAAACATCGATCAAGGCAAACCAAATCGAGTCGGCACGCGTTTTGAAGGAGGTTCTCCAAAATATTGCAACTAATCGAGCATTGCAAGAGGGAAGCATCGAATTGCTGAATAACTTGCAAGAAGAgatcaaacaacaaaaggagGATGAAACAAAGTGGCACACAGCGTCGCAACAAGCAATCACGGAAATACGCAGCAATCAGGAGCAGAGCTATGGTCTGGTGATCCTGGTgcaggaggaaatgcaaaGGCAATTGAAGGATATAGCGAAAGATGCAGAGAAGCATTCAAAGTGGCAAGCAGAACTCCACACATCAATAAGAACAATTCAAAATGTAACATCGATTCAACAACAATTAATTGCGGGAATACGGAACAATCAGGACCCGAGTTTTGATCTATTAAACCAGACGCAGAAAGAGGTGCAAACGCAGCCGAAGGAGATACCGAAACATCAAGAAAATCACTTAAAAGAACAAGCAGAGCTTCAGGCACCGatcagaacaaaaaaaatgaaacagcaaaCATTTTTACGCCATTGTGAACAGGATGAGCTGGTTGGATTGTTATTTAATATCACTTCGACAGATTACTTAGCTTCAATTACTTGA
- the LOC126568976 gene encoding endochitinase-like, whose translation MFSPIWLKLLVVCYVLGTINAQTKLLACSYKHPGAREAGYLPEYIPLEECSHVIFKEFRFPKVVGRQMQFHDDDMLAFSSLVSSLRNRSTEVFVVASVRGTQKDFSVTGGVSVRRRAFVQLIGTLLLELDADGVEINWISPETTDRSPMVTLLQDLRQIATSVSRSARGRNRELWFQVWNHVRPISSVYNVPEVCELTDRIMMNAKEYPIGFSHAPIHTKPIDLPTGVNIPSLDYYKNDITDSTQQWIDEGCPPKKLSLSIALYGVQKQYQHVFSFEVPSGVDVNTKYIPYSELCLSYLTNQWTFNWDSYGLMPYATRELGNALFDRVSYDNVHSLRYKMDLVQEKRLGGIHLDYVHYDDIYGRCGQAYPLTSYLASKLRTIPSDISFAIEWSQ comes from the exons ATGTTCAGTCCAATTTGGTTGAAATTATTAGTTGTTTGCTATGTGTTGGGAACGATCAACGCCCAGACTAAGCTTCTCGCCTGTAGCTACAAGCATCCTGGTGCCCGTGAAGCAGGCTACCTGCCAGAATACATTCCCTTGGAGGAGTGCAGCCATGTGATCTTTAAGGAATTCCGCTTTCCCAAAGTCGTTGGGCGTCAAATGCAGTTTCAC GACGATGATATGCTAGCGTTTAGTAGCCTGGTTTCCAGCTTGCGTAATCGATCTACTGAGGTGTTTGTTGTGGCCTCGGTTCGTGGAACTCAGAAGGACTTTTCGGTCACCGGTGGTGTAAGTGTACGTAGACGCGCGTTTGTGCAGCTCATAGGAACACTGCTTCTGGAGCTAGATGCGGATGGTGTCGAAATCAACTGGATTTCTCCCGAAACCACCGATCGGAGCCCGATGGTGACGCTTCTTCAAGACCTACGACAGATAGCGACGTCAGTTAGTCGTAGTGCCAGGGGTCGTAATCGGGAGCTTTGGTTTCAAGTGTGGAATCACGTTAGACCGATATCGAGCGTATACAATGTGCCGGAAGTGTGTGAGCTGACTGATCGCATCATGATGAACGCCAAAGAGTATCCCATAGGCTTCTCACATGCTCCCATACACACCAAACCAATTGATCTGCCGACAGGAGTCAACATACCGAGCTTGGATTACTACAAGAACGACATT ACCGATTCCACTCAGCAATGGATCGATGAAGGATGCCCGCCCAAGAAACTTTCTCTCTCAATCGCACTGTACGGCGTTCAGAAGCAGTATCAGCACGTATTTAGCTTTGAAGTTCCAAGTGGTGTTGATGTGAACACAAAGTATATCCCTTACAGTGAG CTTTGCTTGTCCTACCTCACCAATCAGTGGACATTCAACTGGGATTCTTATGGATTGATGCCATACGCCACCAGAGAACTGGGGAATGCGCTTTTTGACCGTGTGAGCTACGACAATGTCCACTCACTTCGCTACAAAATGGATCTCGTGCAGGAAAAGCGTTTGGGAGGTATTCATCTAGACTATGTGCATTACGATGACATTTATGGGCGTTGTGGCCAGGCGTATCCACTGACGTCGTACCTTGCGAGCAAATTACGAACCATTCCCTCAGATATTAGCTTTGCCATTGAATGGAGCCAGTGA
- the LOC126577276 gene encoding endochitinase-like codes for MKSLRFLLCVVLLPCVVKAQNKKFACSYDYPGAPEAGYPPDYIPLEVCTHVIFKGFKFPKIIGRQMVFHDDDKLMFSSLVSSIRKRSSTVVIVASIRGTQNDYSAMAAIGQRRKAFVQLIGTLLLQFDADSVEINWNTPGGTTEFGGSDFDRISMVNLLQDLRQLVTSIKRQSAIREREIWFRVSIHPNAITSSYNVPEVCELADYVTLDAKDVPLGDSHAPLHTKPIALPFGFRIPGNAQFVYDLTDSTQRWITSGCPPKKMLLAIALYGIRKEYQSDGNGFFGNHFMGWNEDAQNRLPYRELCQSFRQYRWTFGWDPYGLMPYAIRRLGNGQDQRVSYDDTTSLSYKMNLVEEQRLGGIYLDYIHNDDIYGRCGQAYPLTSYLSSRLRTIPSDIGFAIEWS; via the exons ATGAAGAGTTTAAGGTTTCTTTTGTGCGTAGTCTTGCTTCCCTGCGTGGTTAAAGCACAAAATAAAAAGTTCGCTTGCAGCTATGATTATCCAGGAGCACCGGAAGCAGGTTACCCTCCAGACTATATCCCGCTCGAAGTGTGCACCCATGTGATCTTCAAAGGCTTCAAGTTTCCCAAGATCATCGGACGGCAAATGGTGTTTCAC GATGATGACAAGCTAATGTTCAGCTCGCTCGTATCCAGCATTCGGAAGCGTTCCAGCACGGTGGTAATAGTGGCTTCAATTCGCGGAACGCAGAACGACTATTCCGCTATGGCTGCCATCGGTCAGCGAAGGAAAGCGTTCGTGCAGCTGATCggtacgttgctgctgcagtttgaTGCCGATTCGGTGGAGATCAATTGGAATACGCCGGGAGGAACGACGGAGTTTGGTGGATCGGACTTTGATCGCATCTCGATGGTGAACCTGCTGCAGGATCTTCGTCAGCTCGTTACATCCATAAAGCGTCAAAGTGCGATCCGGGAACGAGAGATCTGGTTTCGCGTTTCGATCCATCCGAATGCGATCACCAGCTCATACAATGTACCTGAAGTTTGTGAGCTAGCTGACTACGTTACGCTCGATGCCAAGGACGTGCCGTTAGGGGACTCTCATGCTCCCCTACATACCAAGCCGATCGCTCTACCATTTGGCTTCAGGATACCAGGGAACGCACAGTTCGTGTACGATTTG ACCGATTCTACTCAGCGCTGGATAACTTCGGGATGTCCGCCAAAGAAAATGCTTCTCGCGATCGCACTCTACGGCATCCGGAAGGAGTATCAAAGCGATGGGAATGGTTTTTTCGGGAACCATTTCATGGGTTGGAACGAAGATGCTCAAAATCGATTACCATATCGTGAG CTATGCCAATCGTTCCGGCAGTACCGATGGACGTTCGGATGGGATCCGTATGGGTTGATGCCGTATGCAATTCGAAGGCTCGGTAATGGACAAGACCAGCGAGTCAGCTATGATGACACCACTTCCCTCAGCTATAAAATGAATCTGGTTGAGGAGCAGCGTTTAGGTGGAATATACCTGGACTATATTCATAACGATGACATCTATGGTCGTTGTGGCCAGGCGTATCCTCTGACATCGTACCTCTCGAGCCGTTTGCGTACCATCCCGTCCGATATTGGATTTGCCATCGAGTGGAGCTAG